GATTGACTACGTCAATTATATTCAGATTTTTGAAAATAAAGGAAGTGTGATGGGATGTAGTAATCCGCACCCCCACGGACAAATTTGGGGACAATCGTCGTTGCCAACTCAAGTTGAGAAAACACAAACCAACTTAAAAAAATATTTTGACCAAAACCAACGCACTCTTTTGCACGATTATATTCAAGAAGAATTACAAAAACAAAAACGAATTGTTATTGAAAACAATCACTTTGTTGCTTTGGTACCTTTTTGGGCCATTTGGCCATTTGAAACCATGCTAGTCAGTAAACGCGCGGTTGCTAAAATTACCGATTTCAGTCCGGAGGAAGCGCATCATTTTGCCGCAATTTTAAAACAGTTGACCACGAAATATGACAACCTATTTGAAACGTCATTCCCCTATTCGTCAGGGATTCATCAAGCGCCAACCGATGGAGAAGAACATCCAGAATGGCATTTTCATATGCATTTTTATCCCCCTTTGTTACGCTCTGCAACCGTTAAAAAATTCATGGTAGGCTATGAAATGTTGGGCGAATCACAACGCGACATCACAGCTGAAAAAAGTGCTGCCATGTTAAGAGAACAATCAGAGGTACATTATAAGTTGAGATAATTTACGATATACAATATTGGATTTACAAACAATAATTAATCCAACCCAACCAACTTTACATCAAAACCCCTATATTTATTTCCGCTATTTAACCAATAAAAATTATGAACCAGAACAGTCTACAATTAACCGATTACATTGTCTTTATCATTTATTTTTTGGTAGTATCTATTTATGGATACACCATTTACCGCAAACGTGAAAAAAATGAAAACGATGCGAAAGCCTACTTTTTAGCAGAAGGGAAACTAACCTGGTGGGCTATTGGGGCCTCTTTAATTGCCTCCAATATATCAGCAGAACAATTTATTGGAATGAGTGGTGAAGGCTTCTTTCTAGGAATTGCCGTAGCGGCATACGAATGGATTGCAGCGATTACTTTATTGATAGTGGCCATTTGGTTTATTCCAGTGTATTTGAAAAACAAAATTTACACCATGCCTCAGTTTTTAAAGACACGATACAACGAGTCGACGGCTTTGATTATGGCGGTATTTTGGTTGTTTTTATATGTTTTTGTGAACTTAACTTCTATTTTATATTTGGGTGCTGTAGCTATTAATGGTTTGGCTGGTGGCCAATATTTGCACGTTATCATGATAGGCTTGGCTTTCTTTGCCTTAGTCATTTCGCTTGGAGGAATGAAAGTAGTGGCCTATACCGATGTAATTCAAGTAGCCGTTTTACTGGTTGGTGGTCTAGTCACTTCCTATATCGCTTTGACAACGGTGAGTCATTATTTTGGTTTTGGCCACGATGCGATCGCTGGTTTCCAAGTGTTGATGGACCAAGCACCAGAACATTTCAAAATGATTATGCCCGAACCAACCGCCGCTTCGACACAAGAAGAGATCAATAAATACTTGACTATTCCGGGATTGATGGCTTATTTGGCTGGTATTTGGATTATTAATTTGAATTATTGGGGTTGTAACCAATACATTACCCAACGTGCTTTGGGTGCCGATTTAGATACGGCACGTTCCGGAATTTTATTCGCGGGATTCATTAAATTGTTCATGCCGTTGATTGTTATTTTGCCTGGAATTGCTGCCTATGTTTTGCATCAAAGTGGGCATTTACCACAATTAGTTGGCGGAAAAGACGGTGCTTATTCGGCTATTTTGACGTTTTTGCCTACCGGTTTAAAAGGACTTTCAGTTGCGGCTTTGACCGCAGCTATTGTAGCTTCATTAGCAGGAAAAGTTAACAGCATTTCTACTATTTACACTTTGGATATTCATAAAAAATACATTCAAAAAGATGCAACAGATACCAAACAAGTCAACGTTGGTAAATACGCTGTTTTTGCAGCCATGTTTTTAGCGGTACTATTTACTTGGAATGACACCCTAGGTATTGGCGGCGTGGGTGGATTTACCTACATTCAAAAATATACTGGTTTTATTAGTCCTGGGGTATTTGCGATGTTCATTTTAGGAATGTTTTGGAAACGTACTACAGGAGCTGCTGCTGTTGTAGGAGTACTAGCTGGATTTGCGTTGTCGGTAGTGTTTAATGAATTGGCTCCAGCTTGGTTTGGAAATGATACCTGGTTGTATACGGCTTATGCTAATGGCAAAGGCGGTTATGAAATTCCTTTCTTAATTTGTATGGGATTATCATTCATCTTTACGATGCTCCTGATGATTGTGGTAAGTTTAGCGGGTCCTAAAGTCAATGAGAAAGCTTTTGAACTAGACAAAACCATGTTCAAAATGAAACCACAAACTACGATTCTAATCGTAGCCTTAGTCTTAACTATTTTTGCTTTGTATGTCAAGTTTTGGTAGAGGAACAGATTATAAAATAATATCTCCGTTTAGATTATCTATCATTTATAGAGTTTGTTATACAATTTTGTTATAATGCACTAAGCTTC
This sequence is a window from Flavobacterium ammoniigenes. Protein-coding genes within it:
- a CDS encoding UDP-glucose--hexose-1-phosphate uridylyltransferase, which codes for MKNFDSNEDPHRRYNPLINEWVLVSPHRSKRPWQGQNEKIVSDALPQYDPNCYLCPGNVRANGIHNTDYKDPFVFDNDFAALKQEEIHFEANQEATFFKLQPERGISRVVCFSPNHNETLPEMSIEAIEKIVRTWQQEYIELGKIDYVNYIQIFENKGSVMGCSNPHPHGQIWGQSSLPTQVEKTQTNLKKYFDQNQRTLLHDYIQEELQKQKRIVIENNHFVALVPFWAIWPFETMLVSKRAVAKITDFSPEEAHHFAAILKQLTTKYDNLFETSFPYSSGIHQAPTDGEEHPEWHFHMHFYPPLLRSATVKKFMVGYEMLGESQRDITAEKSAAMLREQSEVHYKLR
- a CDS encoding sodium/sugar symporter, whose translation is MNQNSLQLTDYIVFIIYFLVVSIYGYTIYRKREKNENDAKAYFLAEGKLTWWAIGASLIASNISAEQFIGMSGEGFFLGIAVAAYEWIAAITLLIVAIWFIPVYLKNKIYTMPQFLKTRYNESTALIMAVFWLFLYVFVNLTSILYLGAVAINGLAGGQYLHVIMIGLAFFALVISLGGMKVVAYTDVIQVAVLLVGGLVTSYIALTTVSHYFGFGHDAIAGFQVLMDQAPEHFKMIMPEPTAASTQEEINKYLTIPGLMAYLAGIWIINLNYWGCNQYITQRALGADLDTARSGILFAGFIKLFMPLIVILPGIAAYVLHQSGHLPQLVGGKDGAYSAILTFLPTGLKGLSVAALTAAIVASLAGKVNSISTIYTLDIHKKYIQKDATDTKQVNVGKYAVFAAMFLAVLFTWNDTLGIGGVGGFTYIQKYTGFISPGVFAMFILGMFWKRTTGAAAVVGVLAGFALSVVFNELAPAWFGNDTWLYTAYANGKGGYEIPFLICMGLSFIFTMLLMIVVSLAGPKVNEKAFELDKTMFKMKPQTTILIVALVLTIFALYVKFW